A DNA window from Chthonomonas sp. contains the following coding sequences:
- a CDS encoding 4-hydroxy-tetrahydrodipicolinate reductase: MPKPTNVVKVCLVGACGRMGQEVVRAVANDLDVEIAVAVDRENVGRTLRDVVGPIAPDLVIGDKVGAALDAEECHVLVDFTHPTSAAGHALSALKRGVAVVVGTSGISQPEQREIAMAAEESGTPAMIVPNFAIGAVLMMKFAAEAARWLPNAEIIELHHDAKADAPSGTATQTAQVIADARLREPEKHRDILKVEGARGGDVRGVRIHSIRLPGLLAHQEVLFGSRGETLTIRHDSTDRTGFMDGVKLCCRRVWSLSGLTVGLDALLRDVE, from the coding sequence ATGCCAAAGCCAACGAATGTCGTAAAAGTCTGTCTGGTCGGCGCATGCGGTCGGATGGGTCAGGAAGTTGTCCGAGCGGTCGCCAACGACCTCGACGTGGAGATCGCCGTCGCCGTGGATCGCGAAAACGTGGGCCGGACCTTGCGCGACGTGGTCGGGCCGATCGCTCCCGATTTGGTGATCGGCGATAAAGTGGGCGCGGCCCTCGACGCGGAGGAGTGCCACGTGCTGGTGGACTTCACGCATCCGACGAGCGCCGCTGGGCACGCGCTCTCCGCGCTCAAGCGAGGGGTGGCAGTGGTCGTCGGCACCAGCGGAATTTCGCAGCCGGAGCAACGCGAGATCGCAATGGCCGCCGAGGAGTCGGGCACCCCGGCGATGATCGTGCCGAACTTCGCCATCGGTGCCGTGCTCATGATGAAGTTTGCCGCCGAGGCGGCGCGCTGGCTGCCAAACGCCGAGATTATTGAGCTGCACCACGACGCCAAGGCCGATGCGCCGAGTGGCACTGCGACCCAAACTGCGCAGGTGATTGCCGATGCGCGGCTTCGCGAGCCTGAAAAGCATCGCGACATCTTGAAGGTCGAAGGCGCGCGCGGCGGCGATGTGCGCGGCGTGCGCATTCACAGCATCCGCTTGCCGGGGTTGCTCGCCCACCAGGAAGTGCTGTTTGGGTCGCGAGGCGAAACCCTCACCATCCGCCACGACAGCACCGATCGCACGGGGTTTATGGATGGCGTGAAGCTTTGCTGCCGCCGAGTCTGGAGCCTGTCTGGGCTCACCGTCGGGCTCGACGCGCTCCTTCGCGACGTCGAATAA
- a CDS encoding bifunctional (p)ppGpp synthetase/guanosine-3',5'-bis(diphosphate) 3'-pyrophosphohydrolase, whose product MNAFEIDHKWEDPEGLHDLLTSIRAKHPEANIKKIRYAYYVAEQAHRDQKRGSGEPYITHPLAVAQILVDLDMDEEAVVAALLHDVLEDSEDFTSQFLEEKFGEVVKDLVEGVTKLKLKQADGGARLTETTRAAETLRKMLLAMAQDIRVMVIKLADRLHNMGTLDGLPPEKRTRIANETLDIYAPLAARLGIWQIKWQLEDLAFKYLHPKEFQEISDLVGKKRIERTDQLNASIAILKDRLLGRGIKGVEVNGRPKHLYSIHNKMVKQGFKFEEILDLMAIRIIVPSVSDCYLALGIVHDIWLPMPGYFSDYIAKPKSNGYQSLHTKVFGPFEEPIEVQIRTREMHRVAEYGVAAHWSYKEGEEQKSQPGEFSRLREQLFDWSSDNRTSSDFLRTLSQDLFSEQVFAFTPKGDVIDLPAGSTPVDFAFRVHSSLGLKVVGAKVNGQMVQLNRELSNGDVVELVTRSNAQPSLDWLEFLKSANAKSKVRAHFRRLNKGDNAARGREALEKELKTLGIEPRELLGEDRLTALAREHYNSSDATDLLAKVGEGQITVQSVVLKLRGIVQPDKKADTLQVTKVASEGNTLKVTGSLEHMMIRRGKCCDPLPGEECVGYVSRGRGLLIHRKLCPNVLHYETKERERLIPMDWPSDGTPYPVQLRIISLNRQGLLMDVSTIFGESKTNVVAAKIRTLPNQTAEIEVVIEVRDIDHLNQLMVRIGNFSDVISLLRVFGRTVK is encoded by the coding sequence ATGAATGCGTTCGAGATCGACCATAAATGGGAAGATCCGGAAGGTCTGCACGACCTTCTGACCTCGATTCGCGCGAAGCATCCCGAAGCGAATATCAAGAAGATTCGCTACGCGTATTACGTCGCCGAGCAGGCGCATCGCGACCAGAAGCGGGGCAGCGGCGAACCGTACATCACGCACCCGCTAGCCGTTGCCCAAATTCTGGTGGACCTCGACATGGACGAGGAGGCCGTGGTGGCGGCGCTGCTCCATGACGTGCTCGAGGACAGCGAGGACTTCACGTCGCAGTTTTTGGAAGAGAAATTCGGCGAGGTAGTGAAGGACCTGGTGGAGGGCGTCACCAAGCTCAAGCTCAAGCAAGCCGATGGCGGAGCGCGCCTCACCGAGACCACGCGCGCCGCGGAAACTCTGCGCAAGATGCTGCTGGCGATGGCGCAGGACATCCGCGTCATGGTCATAAAGCTGGCCGACCGCCTGCACAACATGGGCACGCTCGACGGCCTGCCACCCGAGAAGCGCACGCGCATCGCCAACGAAACCCTGGACATCTACGCGCCGCTCGCGGCCCGGCTCGGCATTTGGCAGATCAAGTGGCAGCTCGAAGACCTTGCGTTCAAGTATCTGCATCCCAAGGAGTTTCAGGAGATCAGCGACTTGGTCGGCAAGAAGCGCATCGAGCGCACGGATCAACTGAACGCGAGCATCGCCATTCTTAAAGACCGCTTGTTGGGGCGGGGAATCAAGGGCGTCGAGGTGAATGGCCGTCCCAAGCACCTCTACAGCATTCACAACAAGATGGTGAAGCAGGGGTTCAAATTCGAAGAGATTTTGGACCTGATGGCGATCCGCATCATCGTTCCCTCGGTGAGCGACTGCTACCTCGCGCTTGGCATTGTCCACGACATTTGGCTGCCGATGCCCGGCTACTTTAGCGACTACATCGCCAAGCCAAAATCCAACGGCTATCAATCGTTGCACACCAAAGTGTTTGGACCGTTTGAAGAGCCGATCGAGGTGCAGATTCGGACCCGCGAAATGCACCGCGTGGCCGAATACGGCGTCGCCGCGCACTGGTCGTACAAGGAGGGCGAGGAGCAGAAGTCGCAGCCCGGTGAATTCAGCCGCCTTCGCGAGCAGCTTTTCGACTGGTCGAGTGACAACCGCACGTCCAGCGACTTCCTGCGCACCCTCAGCCAAGACCTCTTCAGCGAGCAAGTGTTCGCGTTCACTCCCAAGGGAGACGTGATTGACCTGCCCGCCGGCTCCACGCCGGTGGACTTCGCGTTTCGGGTTCACTCGTCGCTGGGCCTCAAGGTGGTGGGCGCCAAGGTCAACGGCCAGATGGTGCAGCTGAACCGCGAGCTAAGCAACGGCGACGTGGTGGAGCTCGTCACGCGTAGCAACGCGCAGCCGAGTCTAGATTGGCTGGAGTTTCTCAAGAGCGCGAACGCGAAATCGAAGGTGCGCGCGCACTTCCGTCGCCTGAACAAGGGCGACAACGCCGCGCGTGGCCGCGAAGCGCTGGAAAAAGAGCTCAAGACGTTGGGCATTGAGCCGCGCGAACTGCTCGGCGAAGATCGCCTGACCGCGCTCGCCCGCGAGCACTACAATTCGAGCGACGCCACCGACCTGCTAGCCAAGGTCGGTGAAGGGCAGATCACCGTGCAAAGCGTGGTGCTGAAGCTGCGCGGCATCGTCCAACCCGACAAAAAGGCCGACACGCTGCAAGTGACCAAGGTGGCCAGCGAGGGCAACACGCTCAAGGTCACCGGCTCGCTCGAGCACATGATGATTCGGCGCGGGAAGTGTTGCGATCCGCTACCCGGCGAAGAGTGCGTGGGCTATGTCAGCCGCGGTCGCGGGCTGCTGATTCACCGCAAACTTTGCCCCAACGTGTTGCACTACGAAACCAAGGAGCGCGAACGCCTGATCCCGATGGATTGGCCGAGCGACGGCACGCCGTACCCGGTACAACTGCGCATCATTTCGCTGAACCGGCAAGGCCTGCTCATGGATGTGAGCACGATTTTCGGCGAAAGCAAAACCAACGTGGTGGCGGCGAAGATTCGGACGTTGCCAAACCAAACCGCCGAAATTGAGGTGGTGATCGAGGTGCGCGACATTGATCACCTGAACCAATTGATGGTGCGCATCGGCAACTTCAGCGACGTGATTAGTCTGCTTCGTGTGTTTGGTCGGACGGTGAAGTAA
- the groL gene encoding chaperonin GroEL (60 kDa chaperone family; promotes refolding of misfolded polypeptides especially under stressful conditions; forms two stacked rings of heptamers to form a barrel-shaped 14mer; ends can be capped by GroES; misfolded proteins enter the barrel where they are refolded when GroES binds): MAAKNLVFDEMARRALERGVNKVANAVKVTLGPKGRNVVLDKKWGSPTITKDGVSVAKEIELEDPLENMGAQLCKEVASKTNDVAGDGTTTATVLAQSIVNEGLRYVAAGGNPIAVKRGIDAAVDKVIESIKSQAVTVKDKEQIEFVATIAGNDNEIGKQVAEAMDKVGKDGVITVEESKGRETSLEIVEGMQFDRGYISPYFVTDPERMEAVLDNPLILIHEKKISSAQDFLPFLEKAVQARKPILVIAEDIEGDALATLVLNKMRGILQIAAVKAPGFGDRRKAMLEDVAVLTAGQFVSEDMGTKLDGVTIDMLGTAKKVVITKEDTTIIEGAGTKEAVMGRIEQIKRQIENTDSNYDREKLQERLAKLSGGVAVIKVGASTETELKEKKHRYEDALSATRAAVEEGIVPGGGVTLLTAAKALDSLKLEGDELTGVQIVKRACEAPIRTIAENAGLEGSVIVEKVRNAAAGTGLNAATGEMVDMVKAGIVDPAKVTRSTITNAASIANLVLSTEALVADKPEPKKAAAAGPGMDDMGGMGF; this comes from the coding sequence ATGGCAGCAAAGAATCTCGTTTTTGATGAAATGGCACGTCGTGCGCTTGAGCGCGGTGTCAACAAGGTTGCAAATGCAGTGAAGGTGACGCTTGGCCCCAAGGGTCGCAACGTTGTCCTCGACAAGAAGTGGGGCAGCCCGACCATCACCAAGGACGGCGTGAGCGTCGCCAAGGAAATTGAACTCGAAGATCCGCTCGAAAACATGGGCGCGCAGCTCTGCAAGGAAGTCGCGAGCAAGACCAACGACGTGGCCGGCGACGGCACCACGACCGCGACCGTGCTGGCGCAATCCATCGTGAACGAAGGTCTCCGCTACGTGGCCGCCGGTGGCAACCCCATCGCCGTGAAGCGCGGTATTGATGCCGCCGTCGACAAGGTCATCGAGTCCATCAAGTCGCAAGCCGTGACGGTAAAGGACAAGGAACAAATTGAATTCGTCGCCACCATCGCCGGCAACGACAACGAAATCGGCAAGCAAGTGGCGGAAGCCATGGACAAGGTCGGCAAGGACGGCGTCATTACGGTGGAAGAATCGAAGGGGCGCGAAACCAGCCTCGAAATCGTGGAAGGCATGCAGTTCGACCGCGGCTACATCAGCCCGTACTTCGTGACCGACCCCGAGCGCATGGAAGCCGTTCTGGACAATCCGCTCATCCTCATTCACGAAAAGAAGATCAGCAGCGCGCAAGACTTCTTGCCGTTCCTGGAAAAGGCCGTGCAAGCGCGCAAGCCGATTCTTGTGATTGCCGAAGACATTGAAGGCGACGCCCTTGCCACCCTCGTGCTCAACAAGATGCGCGGGATTCTGCAAATCGCCGCCGTGAAGGCACCGGGCTTCGGCGACCGCCGCAAGGCCATGCTCGAAGACGTGGCCGTGCTCACCGCTGGTCAGTTTGTCAGCGAAGACATGGGCACCAAGCTCGATGGCGTGACCATCGACATGCTCGGCACCGCCAAGAAGGTCGTCATCACCAAGGAAGACACCACGATTATTGAAGGCGCCGGAACCAAGGAAGCCGTCATGGGCCGCATTGAGCAAATCAAGCGCCAGATCGAAAACACGGACAGCAACTACGACCGCGAGAAGCTCCAGGAACGCCTGGCCAAGCTGAGCGGCGGCGTCGCCGTCATCAAGGTGGGTGCCTCCACCGAAACCGAACTGAAGGAAAAGAAGCACCGCTACGAAGACGCTCTTTCGGCCACGCGCGCAGCCGTGGAAGAAGGCATCGTCCCGGGTGGTGGCGTAACCCTGTTGACTGCCGCCAAGGCGCTCGACAGCCTTAAGCTCGAAGGTGACGAACTCACCGGTGTGCAAATCGTCAAGCGCGCTTGCGAAGCTCCGATCCGCACGATCGCCGAAAACGCCGGCCTGGAAGGGAGCGTCATCGTCGAGAAGGTCCGCAATGCCGCTGCTGGCACCGGCCTCAACGCCGCCACCGGTGAAATGGTGGACATGGTCAAGGCGGGCATCGTCGATCCGGCCAAGGTGACTCGCTCGACGATCACCAACGCGGCTTCGATCGCCAACCTGGTGCTCTCGACCGAAGCGCTTGTCGCCGACAAGCCCGAACCCAAGAAGGCAGCCGCCGCGGGTCCGGGAATGGACGACATGGGCGGCATGGGCTTCTAA
- a CDS encoding tetratricopeptide repeat protein has translation MANRKLRVFFAHTSEFARLRGKLKKSFKKMSEGCDVQVELVAWNAVLPQSPKRVQDVFNGLIADCELFLLPVGLSLGRESDIPGIGSYCEEEFHVACDLRTKQIRDTGTAALHIALFVREGGSDTTDSRVSKFVEKVSPDFIFAKYRNDHHLQHDIEELVRKYLSGEYPNKELASRPVVYNREASEMRDQLHIQSLELLADFATSLYSGKLVRAGEISDEIARSAKVEGDVLREFSSIVADTISIARSGPNTADAMRGKVMSNLTKLGRLVSAMLEGNFADQVTLVQQIDGMEGEWHRIQLEVAYRKRDFDFIIADQQPRFGPGCDPSVPANLALCYFRKGDFRRAVEFSDLALEGRRTIPLARSLWMAQEQRSWICLAMGDYDDSRFWIQKCLNSCLHEGAHVAALRISRSMLLKYQEAKAAESEVTKLMNGLLRTSNDFPEDVALLMRLWLELCLLDEESVISLLLKNDNALISLCKGSMRDNLCVAELLRDVGILALRKQHREGISVILCCYEQVIMRQTPGRNLSSDILNFFMYHFIRANSSGSVCVFGFDGEKLNYLKEHNMLPTVISDTLTTTSPNSAA, from the coding sequence ATGGCTAACCGTAAGCTTCGCGTCTTCTTCGCTCACACGAGTGAGTTCGCTCGCCTAAGGGGCAAGCTCAAAAAGAGCTTCAAGAAGATGTCAGAGGGTTGTGATGTACAGGTGGAGTTGGTAGCATGGAATGCCGTACTCCCTCAGAGTCCGAAACGAGTTCAGGATGTTTTTAACGGGCTGATCGCAGATTGCGAACTCTTCTTACTACCAGTTGGACTTTCTCTTGGTCGCGAAAGCGATATACCTGGTATAGGAAGCTATTGCGAGGAAGAGTTTCACGTTGCTTGTGACCTGCGGACGAAACAGATAAGAGATACTGGAACAGCGGCACTCCACATAGCACTTTTCGTAAGAGAAGGAGGATCCGACACGACTGATTCCCGAGTTTCAAAATTTGTTGAGAAAGTCTCTCCAGACTTCATTTTTGCTAAGTATCGAAATGATCACCACTTGCAGCATGATATTGAAGAACTAGTTCGGAAGTATCTATCCGGAGAATATCCGAATAAGGAGTTGGCTTCGCGACCAGTTGTCTACAATCGCGAAGCTTCTGAAATGCGCGATCAGTTACACATCCAATCTCTCGAGTTGCTCGCAGATTTCGCCACTTCACTTTACTCGGGCAAGTTGGTACGGGCAGGGGAAATCTCGGACGAAATTGCCAGAAGCGCTAAAGTCGAAGGAGATGTTTTGCGCGAATTCTCAAGCATCGTTGCAGATACGATCTCGATCGCACGTTCTGGGCCTAACACTGCGGATGCAATGAGGGGCAAAGTGATGAGCAATCTCACCAAACTCGGACGGTTGGTAAGCGCTATGCTTGAGGGCAACTTCGCCGATCAGGTTACCTTGGTTCAGCAGATTGATGGTATGGAGGGAGAATGGCATAGGATTCAACTTGAGGTGGCCTACAGAAAGCGTGATTTTGATTTTATCATCGCGGATCAACAGCCGCGCTTTGGACCAGGCTGCGATCCATCGGTTCCGGCAAACCTGGCTCTGTGCTACTTTAGAAAGGGTGACTTTCGGCGAGCAGTTGAGTTTTCTGACCTCGCACTAGAAGGGAGAAGGACAATACCGCTTGCGAGGAGTCTGTGGATGGCTCAGGAACAAAGAAGCTGGATATGTCTAGCAATGGGTGATTATGATGATTCGCGGTTCTGGATTCAAAAGTGCCTGAACTCTTGCCTTCATGAGGGCGCACATGTGGCTGCTCTCCGGATTTCTAGGAGCATGCTACTAAAGTACCAGGAAGCGAAGGCGGCCGAAAGCGAAGTCACTAAGTTGATGAATGGTTTGCTTCGTACGAGTAATGACTTCCCTGAGGACGTAGCACTTCTGATGAGACTCTGGCTCGAGTTGTGTTTGCTGGATGAAGAGTCTGTAATATCATTACTCCTCAAGAATGATAATGCACTCATCTCCCTTTGTAAAGGGTCAATGCGTGACAATCTCTGTGTCGCCGAATTGCTCAGAGATGTGGGGATCCTCGCACTGCGGAAGCAGCATCGGGAGGGTATCTCAGTAATATTATGTTGCTACGAGCAAGTGATTATGCGCCAAACGCCAGGCAGAAACTTGTCGTCCGATATCTTGAATTTTTTCATGTATCATTTTATTCGTGCAAATTCTAGCGGTAGTGTTTGTGTTTTCGGCTTTGACGGCGAGAAGCTAAATTACTTGAAGGAGCATAACATGTTGCCAACAGTAATAAGCGATACTTTGACTACCACATCGCCAAACAGCGCCGCGTAG
- a CDS encoding DUF1553 domain-containing protein, which translates to MKHAYGLLALAAALPIAATTVQTTTAKPRVSFNAEIAPLFRANCLGCHGVESPAAGLNLTSTKSIARVVVPHNPGASVLVHSLRGIKGKNLMPKGFPALAPAQVELVSRWISEGAHFTDPVDFATEVQPILKAACYSCHSDDPKAGLDLRDAKQLLAQLSPGNAEKSNLFRRVMGYDGKPQMPRGFPALLPAQSDTLRRWINEGASFAAQARAKPKHWAYRPLTMPAVPKVAGVTQPIDAFVRQRLATEKLAPSPAADRYTLLRRVSLDITGLPPSPADIREFLRDTSPGAYEKVVDRLLASPQYGVRQARPWLDLARYADSNGFEKDESRVIWPWRDWVVNALNANMPYNQFAIEQLAGDLLPNATQEQRIATGFNRNTMQNMEGGVDEGEAMYNVLIDRVNTTATAFMGSTMACTRCHDHKFDPLTQKDYFAMYAYFNKPNVRKVGEGFEETWYEDELPVYQPGQREAIEKLRAARQAETNPDRARQLDAQIRQAEQAVVKTLVMRDDPSIGIPKTYIKRRGEYKGDSVPVQPATPATFGATPAGLPKNRLGLARWLVSPQNPMAARVHVNRIWEQVFGRGIVETTEDFGTRASDPSHPELLEWLAADFVRGGWDQKRLLKTIVMSATYRQSSRVSPSALEHDPQNVLLARGPRFRMEAEMIRDTALFSAGLLSLKRGGPSVMPHQPDGVWNTPYSGETWRQSTGADLYRRGLYTFAKRTSPYPSFGTFDAPSREECTIRRIRTNTPMQALALMNDPMMVQASRALGARMAGTAGSIEHKLGTGMLWALSRPARTDEIASLRRLLTDLKGDWSVVASVILNLDEAITKS; encoded by the coding sequence ATGAAACACGCCTACGGACTACTGGCGTTGGCCGCCGCCTTGCCGATCGCCGCGACCACCGTGCAGACCACGACCGCCAAGCCGCGCGTTTCGTTCAATGCCGAGATCGCGCCCCTATTCCGCGCGAATTGCCTCGGCTGTCATGGCGTCGAATCACCGGCCGCCGGGCTCAATCTCACCTCGACCAAAAGCATCGCACGAGTGGTGGTGCCCCACAATCCCGGCGCGAGTGTGCTTGTTCATTCCTTGCGTGGAATCAAAGGCAAGAATCTGATGCCCAAAGGCTTCCCAGCCCTGGCTCCGGCGCAAGTCGAATTGGTCTCGCGATGGATCAGTGAGGGCGCGCACTTCACCGACCCCGTGGACTTCGCGACGGAAGTGCAACCGATCCTTAAGGCCGCGTGTTACTCGTGCCACTCCGACGATCCCAAAGCCGGTCTCGACCTGCGCGACGCGAAGCAGCTGCTGGCTCAGCTCTCACCGGGGAATGCCGAAAAGAGCAACCTGTTTCGGCGGGTGATGGGTTACGACGGCAAGCCGCAGATGCCGCGCGGATTCCCGGCGCTGCTCCCCGCGCAAAGCGATACGCTCCGCCGCTGGATCAACGAAGGCGCGAGCTTCGCCGCGCAAGCCCGAGCCAAACCGAAGCATTGGGCGTATCGGCCATTGACCATGCCGGCGGTGCCCAAGGTTGCGGGCGTCACTCAGCCGATTGACGCCTTTGTGCGCCAACGGCTCGCCACCGAAAAGCTCGCACCGAGCCCGGCCGCCGATCGTTACACGCTGCTGCGACGAGTCTCGCTGGATATCACCGGGCTGCCGCCGAGTCCGGCGGACATCCGCGAGTTCCTGCGCGACACTTCGCCAGGCGCGTACGAAAAGGTCGTGGACCGGCTCCTCGCGAGCCCGCAGTACGGTGTGCGGCAAGCCCGGCCTTGGCTGGATTTGGCCCGCTACGCCGACTCCAATGGGTTCGAAAAAGACGAATCGCGCGTGATTTGGCCTTGGCGCGATTGGGTGGTCAATGCCCTGAACGCGAACATGCCGTACAACCAGTTTGCGATTGAGCAACTCGCCGGTGACCTACTGCCCAACGCGACCCAAGAGCAGCGCATCGCGACCGGGTTCAACCGCAACACGATGCAGAATATGGAGGGCGGCGTGGACGAAGGCGAGGCGATGTATAACGTTTTGATCGACCGCGTCAACACGACCGCGACGGCGTTTATGGGCAGCACAATGGCCTGCACGCGGTGCCACGACCACAAGTTCGACCCGCTCACCCAAAAGGACTACTTCGCGATGTACGCGTACTTCAACAAGCCGAACGTCCGCAAGGTCGGCGAGGGCTTTGAGGAGACCTGGTACGAAGACGAACTACCGGTTTACCAACCCGGCCAACGGGAGGCGATCGAGAAACTCCGCGCTGCTCGCCAAGCCGAGACCAATCCCGACCGCGCGAGGCAACTGGACGCCCAGATTCGGCAAGCCGAGCAAGCGGTGGTCAAGACCCTGGTGATGCGCGACGACCCGAGCATCGGCATCCCGAAGACCTACATTAAGCGGCGCGGCGAATACAAAGGCGATTCGGTGCCGGTGCAACCGGCGACCCCGGCCACGTTCGGCGCGACCCCCGCCGGTTTGCCGAAGAATCGCCTCGGCCTTGCCCGGTGGTTGGTGTCGCCGCAAAACCCGATGGCCGCGAGGGTCCACGTCAATCGCATTTGGGAGCAGGTCTTTGGCCGCGGCATCGTCGAAACGACCGAGGACTTCGGGACCCGCGCGAGCGACCCCTCACACCCCGAACTGCTGGAGTGGCTCGCCGCCGACTTCGTGCGCGGCGGTTGGGATCAAAAGCGGCTTCTAAAGACCATCGTCATGTCGGCGACGTATCGCCAGTCATCGCGAGTTTCTCCCTCGGCCCTGGAGCACGACCCGCAAAACGTGCTACTGGCGCGGGGTCCGCGCTTCCGCATGGAGGCGGAAATGATCCGCGACACGGCCCTCTTCAGCGCCGGTCTGTTGTCGCTCAAACGTGGCGGGCCTAGCGTGATGCCGCATCAACCCGATGGCGTTTGGAACACGCCTTACAGCGGCGAAACTTGGCGGCAGAGCACCGGTGCCGACCTCTATCGTCGCGGGCTCTACACCTTCGCCAAGCGCACCTCGCCCTATCCCAGCTTCGGCACGTTCGACGCGCCGAGTCGCGAGGAGTGCACAATCCGCCGCATCCGCACGAACACGCCGATGCAGGCGCTGGCCCTGATGAACGACCCCATGATGGTGCAGGCGTCGCGTGCGCTCGGGGCTCGCATGGCGGGCACGGCGGGCTCCATCGAGCACAAGCTCGGCACCGGAATGTTGTGGGCGCTGTCGCGTCCGGCGCGTACGGACGAAATCGCCAGTCTGCGGCGTCTGCTCACCGACCTCAAGGGCGACTGGTCGGTCGTCGCGAGCGTCATTTTGAACCTCGACGAAGCGATCACGAAGTCGTAA
- a CDS encoding DUF1501 domain-containing protein, giving the protein MDWLQRELNEEEMKLMTRRQLFSRVGYGIGWLALAHLMDGQALAAPSMLDVRGPHFAPKAKRVVFMFMAGAPSQLDLFEPKPVLMANHMKPCPDEYIKDEKFPFIVGKPNLLGSPYKYKQHGQSGAWISEVLPHIAQIADDITIVRSMSTEQVNHAPAQIFMNTGFHLPGRPSMGSWMTYGLGTDSKDLPGFLVLLSGQNNPDGGKCLWSSGFLPTLYQGAEFRAKGDPVMFLNNPDGVSDAMRRRALDTLKEMNQQNFEMVGDPEIATRINSFEMAYRMQSSVPDLVDLKQESQATLDMYGAKPGEQSYANNCLLARRMLERGSRFVQLYHRGWDSHGTGEGDDLMHSFPHRCREVDQASAALVKDLKQRGMLDDTLVIWGGEFGRTPMNEARHGSTYLGRDHHGRAFTIWMAGGGTKAGVTVGETDDIGYNITADPITVHDLHATILHLMGLDHTKLTYRFQGRNFRLTDVFGEVKEKLLR; this is encoded by the coding sequence GTGGATTGGCTCCAGCGCGAACTCAACGAGGAGGAGATGAAGCTGATGACCCGCCGGCAACTGTTTAGCCGCGTCGGCTACGGCATCGGCTGGCTCGCCCTTGCGCACCTTATGGATGGCCAGGCGCTCGCCGCGCCCAGCATGCTCGATGTCCGCGGCCCGCACTTCGCACCGAAAGCCAAGCGAGTGGTGTTCATGTTTATGGCCGGTGCCCCTTCGCAGCTCGACCTCTTCGAGCCGAAGCCGGTGCTCATGGCCAACCACATGAAGCCGTGCCCCGACGAATACATCAAGGACGAGAAGTTTCCGTTCATCGTCGGCAAACCGAACCTGTTGGGCTCGCCTTATAAGTACAAACAGCACGGTCAGAGCGGCGCGTGGATCAGCGAAGTACTGCCCCACATCGCCCAGATTGCCGACGACATCACGATTGTCCGTAGCATGAGCACCGAGCAGGTGAACCACGCCCCCGCGCAGATTTTCATGAACACCGGGTTCCACTTGCCGGGTCGGCCAAGCATGGGTTCGTGGATGACCTACGGCCTGGGCACCGACTCGAAGGACCTGCCCGGCTTCCTGGTGCTTCTCTCCGGCCAAAACAACCCCGATGGCGGCAAATGCCTTTGGTCTAGCGGCTTCCTGCCGACGCTCTATCAAGGCGCAGAATTCCGTGCGAAGGGCGATCCGGTGATGTTTCTCAACAACCCCGATGGCGTTTCGGACGCCATGCGGCGGCGCGCGCTCGACACGCTCAAGGAGATGAATCAGCAGAACTTTGAGATGGTGGGCGACCCGGAGATTGCCACGCGCATTAACTCCTTTGAAATGGCGTATCGCATGCAGTCCAGCGTGCCCGACCTCGTGGACCTCAAGCAGGAATCGCAGGCGACCCTCGACATGTACGGCGCCAAACCCGGCGAGCAGAGCTACGCGAACAACTGTCTGTTGGCCCGCCGCATGCTGGAGCGCGGCTCGCGATTTGTGCAGCTTTATCACCGCGGATGGGATTCGCACGGGACCGGCGAAGGCGACGACCTGATGCACAGCTTCCCGCATCGGTGCCGCGAGGTAGACCAAGCCTCCGCCGCGCTGGTGAAAGACCTGAAGCAGCGCGGAATGCTCGACGACACGCTTGTCATTTGGGGCGGCGAATTCGGCCGCACTCCCATGAACGAGGCGCGGCACGGGTCCACCTACCTCGGGCGCGACCACCATGGTCGGGCGTTCACCATTTGGATGGCGGGCGGCGGCACCAAGGCGGGAGTCACCGTGGGCGAAACCGACGATATTGGTTACAACATCACCGCCGACCCGATTACTGTGCACGACCTGCACGCGACGATTTTGCACCTGATGGGGCTCGACCACACCAAGCTGACCTACCGATTCCAAGGTCGCAACTTCCGACTCACCGATGTGTTCGGCGAGGTCAAGGAGAAGCTGCTGCGATGA